One segment of Pseudanabaena sp. FACHB-2040 DNA contains the following:
- a CDS encoding DUF4333 domain-containing protein yields the protein MRTFLPPGIPSLSHLQAAAIAKGRLSRAIVLSLGSALALSSCTFTVYLSQESVEKAIAEGYQEQTQIALDSISCPEEMAATAGEVYECSGKNADVSILFTVRPTGEGTDLEWETAQIAMTDTAVEELLKVGIEEQIEVTLDSINCPGEMIAEVGHLYECTVTTGEETATVVVEPTGEDTHFNWSLKQSS from the coding sequence ATGCGTACCTTCCTCCCCCCAGGTATTCCATCCTTAAGTCATCTTCAGGCTGCTGCAATAGCCAAAGGTCGGCTCTCAAGAGCGATTGTGCTCTCCCTTGGCTCTGCCTTGGCGCTGTCAAGCTGCACCTTTACTGTTTACCTGTCTCAGGAATCAGTTGAAAAGGCAATTGCCGAGGGCTACCAGGAGCAGACTCAAATTGCCCTCGACTCAATTAGCTGTCCTGAGGAAATGGCGGCGACTGCGGGTGAAGTTTACGAGTGCAGCGGCAAAAACGCAGACGTGAGCATTCTCTTTACCGTTCGGCCCACGGGCGAAGGCACCGACCTTGAGTGGGAGACAGCTCAAATTGCTATGACCGACACTGCTGTTGAGGAACTGCTTAAGGTCGGCATTGAGGAGCAGATAGAGGTGACCCTTGACTCTATTAACTGCCCCGGCGAAATGATTGCCGAAGTGGGCCACCTCTATGAGTGCACCGTTACCACCGGCGAGGAGACGGCCACAGTAGTAGTAGAGCCTACAGGTGAAGACACGCACTTTAACTGGAGCTTGAAGCAATCCAGTTAG
- a CDS encoding DoxX family protein, translated as MIATARLAALFKPNFNPNFASQTTWAILRVVVGVMMIHNGLDKLGNIESFSKAYVEFIGLPFPIFFSYVAAFTELIGAPLVAIGLFTRPAALGLFSTMCVAMYHHILVAGFSLPYLELSAIYASCFLFFLVNGAGLFSTDALIANWLDSSALSLRAKQIMRLEKALQGTEARQPETSL; from the coding sequence ATGATTGCGACTGCTCGGCTCGCTGCTCTCTTCAAGCCAAATTTCAACCCCAACTTTGCCTCTCAAACGACCTGGGCCATTCTCCGCGTCGTAGTCGGAGTCATGATGATCCACAACGGCCTAGACAAGCTCGGCAATATCGAGAGCTTTTCCAAAGCCTATGTCGAGTTTATTGGCCTGCCCTTTCCTATCTTCTTCAGCTATGTAGCTGCTTTCACAGAGCTGATTGGCGCGCCGCTGGTTGCCATCGGCCTGTTTACCCGCCCTGCCGCCCTAGGACTGTTCTCCACAATGTGCGTGGCCATGTATCACCACATCCTAGTAGCCGGGTTCAGTCTGCCCTACCTCGAACTCTCAGCCATCTACGCTTCCTGCTTCCTGTTTTTCCTGGTCAATGGAGCAGGGCTGTTTTCAACCGATGCACTAATCGCCAACTGGCTAGACAGCAGCGCCCTCTCTCTACGAGCTAAGCAAATCATGCGTTTAGAGAAAGCCTTGCAGGGCACAGAAGCTCGTCAGCCAGAAACCAGCCTCTAG
- a CDS encoding heme oxygenase (biliverdin-producing) yields MSSNLATKLREGTKKAHTAAENMGFVRCFLRGVVEKNSYRKLVANFYFVYTAMEEELERHKDHPVISKVYFPELHRKATLEEDLTFYFGSNWREQVAPTEFGQAYVDRIREVSNTQPELLVGHSYTRYIGDLSGGQILKGIAQRAMNLSEGEGTAFYEFADISDEKAFKDKYRQNLDEAPVDEAMADLIVEEANDAFGLNMKMFQELEGNLIKAIGQMLFNTLTSRRRRGSTELATAD; encoded by the coding sequence ATGAGTAGCAATCTGGCAACCAAACTCCGCGAAGGCACGAAAAAGGCCCACACGGCAGCAGAGAACATGGGCTTTGTTCGCTGCTTTCTCAGAGGCGTTGTAGAAAAAAACTCCTACCGCAAACTGGTAGCTAACTTCTACTTTGTCTATACAGCGATGGAAGAAGAACTGGAGCGCCATAAGGACCATCCAGTCATCTCCAAAGTTTACTTCCCTGAGCTGCACCGCAAAGCCACCCTGGAAGAAGACCTGACCTTTTACTTTGGTTCCAACTGGCGAGAGCAGGTTGCGCCCACAGAATTTGGTCAAGCTTACGTAGACCGCATCCGGGAAGTCTCCAATACTCAACCCGAACTGCTGGTAGGCCATTCCTACACCCGCTATATCGGCGACCTCTCTGGTGGTCAAATCCTCAAGGGCATTGCTCAACGAGCTATGAACCTATCCGAGGGCGAAGGCACTGCCTTTTATGAGTTTGCCGACATCTCTGACGAGAAAGCGTTTAAAGATAAGTACCGCCAGAACTTGGATGAGGCTCCAGTGGATGAAGCCATGGCCGATCTCATCGTTGAAGAAGCAAACGACGCGTTTGGCCTCAACATGAAGATGTTCCAAGAGCTAGAAGGCAACCTGATCAAGGCTATTGGTCAGATGCTCTTCAATACTCTAACGAGCCGTCGTCGTCGGGGCAGCACTGAGTTGGCTACAGCTGACTAA
- the gyrB gene encoding DNA topoisomerase (ATP-hydrolyzing) subunit B, protein MTTNYGADQIQVLEGLEPVRKRPGMYIGSTGPRGLHHLVYEVVDNSVDEALAGHCTRIDISLNADGSVSVTDDGRGIPTDLHPRTGKSALETVMTVLHAGGKFGGGGYKVSGGLHGVGISVVNALSEWVEVTVWREEKVHRQRYERGVPMNELQVAPDPENRQGTSVSFKPDAQIFTTDTTYDYDTLAGRFRELAYLNAGINVIFTDNRLELLRSQQPRVSTFYYEGGINEYVAYINVDKQPLHEEIIHISAEKDGVIVEAALQWCLDAYSDNLLGFANNIRTIDGGTHLEGLKAVLTRTLNNFARKRNKRKDGENNLAGENIREGLTAIISVKVPDPEFEGQTKTKLGNTEVRGIVDSVVGEALTEYLDFHPNVADSIIEKAVQAFNAAEAARRARELVRRKSVLESSTLPGKLADCSSRDPSESEIFIVEGDSAGGSAKQGRDRRFQAILPLRGKILNIEKTDDAKIYKNTEIQALITALGLGIKGEEFDASQLRYHRVCLMTDADVDGAHIRTLLLTFFYRYQRGLIDEGYVYIACPPLYKVERGRNHWYCYNERERQNLIEREFPSNANYTVQRFKGLGEMMPTQLWDTTMNPATRMLKKVEIEDAAEADRIFTILMGDRVAPRREFIETHGPRLKLQDLDI, encoded by the coding sequence ATGACAACCAACTACGGTGCAGATCAGATTCAGGTTCTGGAAGGACTTGAACCTGTTCGCAAACGTCCAGGCATGTATATCGGCAGCACTGGACCCCGTGGGCTCCATCACTTAGTTTACGAGGTTGTCGATAATTCCGTCGATGAAGCCCTGGCAGGCCACTGCACTCGCATCGATATCTCCCTCAATGCCGACGGTTCCGTTAGCGTCACTGACGACGGGCGCGGCATTCCCACTGACCTTCATCCCCGCACTGGCAAGTCAGCCCTTGAAACCGTGATGACGGTGCTGCACGCTGGCGGTAAGTTTGGCGGCGGTGGCTATAAGGTGTCTGGTGGCCTCCACGGGGTGGGCATTTCTGTGGTCAACGCCCTATCAGAATGGGTCGAAGTAACGGTCTGGCGGGAGGAGAAAGTCCACCGACAGCGCTACGAGCGGGGCGTGCCCATGAACGAGCTGCAGGTAGCACCCGATCCTGAAAATCGCCAGGGCACCTCTGTTTCGTTCAAGCCCGATGCCCAAATCTTCACGACCGACACCACCTACGACTACGATACCCTGGCAGGTCGGTTTCGTGAACTGGCCTACTTGAATGCGGGCATCAACGTCATCTTTACCGACAACCGGCTGGAACTGCTAAGGAGCCAACAGCCCCGTGTCAGCACCTTCTACTATGAGGGCGGCATCAATGAATACGTTGCCTACATCAACGTCGATAAGCAGCCTCTCCACGAAGAAATCATCCATATCTCAGCAGAGAAAGATGGGGTAATTGTCGAGGCAGCGCTGCAGTGGTGCCTCGATGCCTACTCTGACAACCTGCTGGGGTTTGCCAACAACATCCGCACCATTGATGGCGGTACCCACCTAGAAGGTCTAAAGGCGGTACTGACCCGCACCCTCAATAACTTCGCCCGCAAGCGCAATAAGCGCAAAGACGGCGAGAATAACCTGGCCGGAGAAAACATCCGGGAAGGTCTGACTGCGATTATTTCCGTGAAGGTGCCTGACCCGGAATTTGAGGGCCAGACCAAGACCAAGCTGGGCAACACCGAAGTGCGCGGCATTGTCGATTCGGTAGTGGGCGAAGCCCTGACTGAATACCTGGACTTCCACCCCAATGTGGCCGACTCCATCATTGAGAAGGCGGTGCAGGCGTTTAACGCAGCAGAGGCAGCGCGGCGAGCCCGAGAACTGGTGCGTCGTAAGTCGGTGCTAGAATCTTCTACCCTGCCGGGTAAGCTGGCCGACTGCAGCAGCCGCGACCCCTCAGAGTCCGAAATCTTCATCGTAGAGGGTGACTCAGCAGGTGGCAGTGCCAAGCAGGGACGCGATCGCAGATTCCAGGCCATCCTGCCGCTGCGAGGCAAAATCCTCAATATCGAAAAGACCGACGACGCCAAAATCTACAAAAACACCGAGATCCAGGCTCTAATTACGGCCCTGGGGTTAGGCATCAAAGGCGAAGAGTTTGACGCATCTCAGCTGCGCTACCACCGCGTGTGTCTAATGACCGACGCAGACGTGGATGGGGCCCACATTCGCACCCTGCTGCTGACCTTCTTCTACCGCTATCAGCGAGGGCTAATCGATGAGGGCTACGTCTATATCGCCTGCCCACCGCTCTACAAAGTAGAACGGGGCCGCAACCACTGGTACTGCTACAACGAACGGGAGCGGCAAAACTTGATTGAGCGCGAGTTTCCGTCTAACGCCAATTACACCGTACAGCGGTTTAAGGGTCTAGGCGAGATGATGCCGACTCAGCTTTGGGATACCACTATGAATCCCGCTACCCGCATGCTGAAGAAGGTAGAGATCGAAGACGCCGCCGAAGCCGACCGGATCTTCACGATCTTGATGGGTGATCGGGTAGCTCCCCGTCGGGAGTTTATCGAAACTCATGGCCCTCGTCTGAAGCTGCAAGATCTCGACATCTAA
- the miaA gene encoding tRNA (adenosine(37)-N6)-dimethylallyltransferase MiaA, with protein sequence MQSEGRVNQVNFFRFQPAALDPSRISSSVPILIVIGGATATGKSGLAIALAQRLNSAILSADSRQIYKEFDIGTAKPSPAEQAQAPHYLIDICEPTATLTLAQYQQASQSLIQQVQQTGGVPLLVGGTGLYIDAVVRGLKIPPVAPQIELRSQLTALGQPHCYSLLQQLDPPSAQRIHANDSVRTQRALEVFYVTGQPISHLQGEQPPTYPILYLGLDCETSDTLRHRIETRTHAMLDQGFVAEVERLLQKHGPDLPLMQTLGYAEMLQYLRGDLTLAEAVTLTVQNTRQFAKRQRTWFRNRASVTWLDADAPNLIEQAWDLIGPFLKQITG encoded by the coding sequence ATGCAGTCTGAGGGTAGGGTCAATCAGGTAAATTTTTTCCGATTTCAACCGGCTGCTTTAGACCCTAGCAGAATTAGTTCATCTGTACCAATTTTAATTGTAATCGGTGGGGCTACTGCAACGGGTAAATCGGGTCTTGCGATCGCACTGGCCCAGCGGCTAAACAGCGCTATTCTAAGTGCAGATTCCCGACAGATCTATAAAGAATTCGATATTGGGACGGCTAAGCCTTCTCCGGCAGAGCAGGCGCAGGCTCCTCACTATTTAATAGATATCTGCGAACCAACCGCCACGCTCACCCTGGCCCAGTATCAGCAGGCGTCCCAAAGCCTGATCCAGCAGGTACAGCAGACGGGAGGTGTGCCGCTGCTGGTGGGCGGCACAGGTCTCTATATAGATGCTGTGGTGCGAGGGCTGAAAATTCCGCCGGTTGCGCCGCAGATAGAGTTGCGATCGCAGCTCACTGCCCTAGGCCAGCCCCACTGCTACAGCTTGCTACAGCAGCTCGATCCCCCCTCCGCCCAGCGCATCCACGCCAACGACTCAGTCAGAACTCAGCGGGCTCTAGAAGTCTTTTACGTTACGGGTCAGCCCATCTCCCATCTCCAGGGCGAACAGCCCCCGACCTACCCCATTCTTTATCTAGGGCTAGACTGTGAAACCAGCGACACCCTCAGACACCGGATTGAAACCCGAACCCACGCCATGCTTGACCAAGGGTTTGTCGCCGAGGTAGAACGGCTGCTGCAAAAACATGGCCCCGACCTCCCCCTCATGCAAACCCTTGGCTACGCCGAAATGCTCCAATACCTTCGGGGCGACCTTACTTTAGCCGAAGCCGTCACTTTGACAGTCCAAAACACTCGCCAATTCGCCAAGCGCCAGCGCACCTGGTTTCGCAATCGAGCTAGCGTGACCTGGCTTGATGCCGATGCCCCTAATCTGATAGAGCAAGCTTGGGACCTCATTGGCCCCTTCTTGAAACAGATCACAGGCTAG